A single region of the Manihot esculenta cultivar AM560-2 chromosome 12, M.esculenta_v8, whole genome shotgun sequence genome encodes:
- the LOC110627677 gene encoding probable mannitol dehydrogenase: protein MARETAKEAKHPKQAFGWAARDSSGVLSPFNFSRRATGEKDVTFKVLYCGVCHTDIHMIKNEWGFSSYPMVPGHEVVGEVTEVGSKVEKFKVGDKVGVGYIVGSCRSCDNCTNDLENYCPKIMLTSGAFVGDGTTTYGGYSDLMVADEHFIVRIPDTLSLDATAPLLCAGITVYSPLRYYGLDKPGLHVGVVGLGGLGHVAIKFAKAMGLKVTVISTSSNKKQEAMEHLGADSFLVSRDHDQIKAAIGTMDGIIDTVSATHPLLPLIDLLKSNGKLVLVGAPEKPFELPAFPLIMGRKMVGGSCTGSMKEMQEMIDFAAEHNIKAEVEVIPIDYVNTAMERLHKGDVRYRFVIDIGNTLNSGL from the exons ATGGCACGCGAAACAGCAAAGGAAGCAAAGCACCCAAAACAGGCATTTGGATGGGCTGCCAGAGACTCATCTGGTGTCCTTTCTCCTTTCAATTTCTCCAGGag AGCAACAGGAGAGAAAGACGTGACGTTCAAAGTCTTGTACTGTGGGGTATGCCATACTGACATTCACATGATAAAAAATGAATGGGGCTTTTCTTCCTACCCTATGGTCCCCGG GCATGAGGTTGTGGGAGAGGTGACAGAGGTGGGAAGCAAAGTAGAAAAATTCAAGGTTGGAGACAAAGTAGGTGTGGGTTACATTGTTGGATCTTGCCGGTCTTGCGATAATTGCACTAACGATCTTGAGAATTACTGTCCAAAAATTATGCTCACCTCCGGTGCCTTTGTCGGGGATGGAACCACCACCTATGGTGGCTACTCTGATCTTATGGTTGCTGATGAGCACTTCATTGTTCGTATTCCAGATACGCTTTCTCTTGATGCTACTGCTCCTCTTTTATGTGCTGGGATAACAGTGTATAGCCCCTTGAGATACTATGGACTAGACAAACCTGGTTTGCATGTGGGCGTGGTTGGCCTTGGTGGGTTAGGCCATGTAGCCATCAAATTTGCTAAGGCTATGGGGTTGAAGGTGACAGTGATCAGTACCTCTTCTAACAAGAAGCAGGAGGCTATGGAGCATCTTGGTGCCGACTCATTTTTGGTTAGCCGTGATCACGATCAGATTAAG GCTGCAATAGGAACAATGGATGGTATAATTGATACAGTGTCTGCAACTCATCCGCTCTTGCCTTTGATTGATCTATTGAAGTCTAATGGAAAATTGGTTTTGGTTGGTGCCCCAGAGAAGCCCTTTGAGCTACCAGCTTTTCCTTTGATCATGG GAAGGAAGATGGTAGGTGGTAGCTGCACAGGATCAATGAAGGAGATGCAAGAAATGATTGATTTTGCAGCGGAACACAACATAAAAGCAGAGGTAGAAGTCATCCCAATTGACTATGTGAATACTGCAATGGAACGTTTGCATAAAGGAGATGTTAGATATCGATTCGTGATTGATATTGGAAACACTCTCAATTCTGGCCtttga